In Cicer arietinum cultivar CDC Frontier isolate Library 1 chromosome 7, Cicar.CDCFrontier_v2.0, whole genome shotgun sequence, the genomic window CCCAgaaaatttaagaatttttaGCCTATGAACAACATTATCAATATTGCACTTGGCCTAGCAAGGGGATAGGATAATCAAATTTACTTGCATAATGAATTAAACTTTCTTAATTTGGTGCAACTTATAAAGattttaatagtataaatttAGAAGTATAAGAAGACAATGTCTCCTTGTTAAGATTGGTCGAAACAAAAACCTTATATATTATCATATTAATGGCCGTATGTATTTTtcctaatttaattttttttccacaatcaaaactcaaatataACTCTTATGACAATAAATTGCTACAATATTACTATCTAAATAGTATAAATTCTATATGAATAATTGAGTGATTATCACAAAGTATATTTGTCTTTACATTGTTTTtcgattaaattaatttttttaaatttaaatttgtctgTAGACACAAACAAGGCCAATGTTTTTTGGCGTTTAAAGTGTTTCATGCAATCTACACTGGatcaaatattcaaaatttaaagtgTCAAATGTTCATAGTATACTCGTACTCATAATTGAGATGATGGACCAATTGACCCTACTcctaaaaaacaattattaatgCTCAAACcttaactaatatttatttgtttttgttgaatcTACGATCATTGTCTCATTTTTAACAACGTAAAATACTCTAGACTTCTAGTATTTACAAATGATGATGTCGACCATCCCTATTTAAGTTTTAGagcaattttaaaatattattctattatAATAAATCACATTTGATACTTCTTCGTATTGACATATGCGAATCAAATAAGATGATATAAGGAGTTATGTTTGGATAAAAATGATATGTTTAGAAGTagaattttagaaaattaaacatatattttaatatatatttaagatttaaaaaaattaaaagaacaacATAGTCTGTCATTTCAATTACacttatttataatttgttaaatttctaaataagaattttaacaacaacaaaaatctagAAAAGCCAATATCTCAACCCTACAAAATTCCTTTGAAAACAAATCCTAGTCTACGACGAATTTGACTCATCTAAGATGAAAAATTGATAACGTGAATAAATTAATGATCGATATCATAAGATTTGAATCATTTGAGATTATAATTAAACACGAGAAAATCATCTTCGAACCATTAAAATGCattaaaatacacaatttttaaaaaatataagtgtgactaaatgtattttaatgttaatatgATGAACATGACTAATTTCAATATATTGAAgaatctaaatttaatattttaattatttacgaTTGATGATGTATATAATATCATCTATTAACTTAATCGTCAATATATTccttattttattaacttaatCGAGTTATTATTTGAAGATGCCAAATACGTCTATAACGCCTGCGTGAACTTACCAATACTATTTTCCAATTCGATGAAACGGTGCGTTTCGTAATTTCAATTATCGATTCCATCTTCACGTGCCTCTGAAAACAGAGCCTATTGGCCATCGATTCAATCGGAGACTCCACGCCGGCGCCGTTAACGGCAGCTGAACTGGTACTTCCCGTTGCTACTCCTTTGAAGTTCATATTTTCTCCCATCTCTCTTTATCAATCCCTTAATCCTTCTCGACACACTGCTCTTTCTATGATCGTTCCTATTCATCTCACGAATCGCTTCATTTTCATAATTCACGTCTTTTTCCCAATCAGTAATGCAGGTTTACGAGCTATGAAGTTGATCTTACTTACGATTACGAAACGAAGTccttaattaattgatttgctTGTGTTGCAGAAAGTAACAAAATGATAAGAGCTGTGTTGGTGATGAACACGCAAGGGAAACCTCGTCTCGCTAAATTCTATGAATTTCGGGTCCCTCTCTCTTTAAACCTTTCCAAttgatatttcaatttttttttttttgctatctAAATGCAATTTTTATTCACGTTGTTTTTGTGTTGTGGTAGATCAGCCCGTGGAAAAACAGCAGGAAATTATTCGCAATGTGTTTGCAGGTTTGTCTCTCTGATCATTGACCTCgatttttttgtttgtgtgtgtgtgatGTGTATGTTTATCTTTGGTTCCACGATGATGAAAACTACTTTTGATTGAATTGATTTTGTGAATGTGTTTCTATTTAAAAGTGAattgaatgtaaaataatttatgtttggaCACATTCATGTAAAAATGCGTTGTTGATAGTTTGAGGCTACTAATTGTCAATTTTCGATGCAAAAGCTTCAAATTCTAGCTTTTTATGTTAGAATTATTCTGGAggcaaaatcaatttcatttgAACACATGCGAACATGTTAAAATCAATCCACATTTGTAGAATCAATTGTACCTCACCCAAATGTGAAGCCAAACATACACTATGtttgatattctttttaaaGTGTTTTCTTATGTGAATTTTGTTGCTTTTGCAGTCTTATGCAGTAGACCTGAACATGTTAGCAATTTTGTGGATGCTGAGTCCTTCTTTGGTCCGGTATTATGTTCTTCCATTTTCAACTTGATGTTGTTTTGATTAGCTTCATAATTTTTCTATCCTAATCAACATCAATGAGAcgttgaattttttaaaaaataattcttgAGATTAGGGCTTTTTTGTCGTTGTTTGTTGATACTTTTGTGTACCATCCGTAAAAAGATTTTATGTTATTGTCTTATCATGACATGTGTACATGTGGTTGAAAGAGGCAGTCAGGCAGAGCTAGTATTTAGTTACCCTGAACTTGTTTACAAACTAATGAAATTAGAACTTATATGGATTAATCTGGGGTGTGGGCTTTGTTGATATTTAATGACCTGCTTTTAATTCTACCATTGATCTCATATCTTGAATATACTAGTTTTCTTAATTCAGCAGGCAACTGgtgttgttatttaatttaattttctttttatcaatGGTTGCTTCTTCATAGCAATAATATTAATTCGACATTGTATCTGAAGAATAGAAGTTATGAATTCATTTGTTGTATTCTTCTTCAGGATGCTCGCCTAGTCTACAAGCATTTTGCAACTCTATACTTTGTGTTCATATTTGATGGTTCTGAAAACGAGCTCGCTATGCTTGATTTGATACAAGGTAGATTCCCTAACCACTTTTGTTTTAGAAATTGTTATtacatcaacttttttttattttttattttgcactGCAATAAACGTCAAAATCCAAATATATGTCTTTTTACAATGATGAaaactattaaatatttatttgaataattttagaTAGTAATGGGCTAATTGCAAGTTGCAACCCCTTCATGGTCTTGGGCTTCAGTCTGCTTCTGTCTTGAGAAGTTTCTCACAGAAATTAAAAACTTTTGGCTGATAACTGAAAGCCAATGTGATGCATATTTGAACTACATATGAGAGTTTTCTAATTGACTATGAATACTATGTTGTGGCGGCTAAAGATCTATTATAATAGAAGTGAATTTAAACTTGATTATATATGATATAGCTCAATGATGCAACACTAATTTTACCATTACTTACATCGATGTAATGTAGCTGAGTTTATGTAATACACAGTATCAATATCAAGTACCTCTCAAAGTACATAATATATTAGGATTGGATATACTGACATTTACCTATCCTCACAGCTACATCTTCTTTGTAAGCTGACTAGCTTAAGAAAATGTGTCATACTTACattgaattataattacaaATGACTTGAGTTAGTTTTTATGTATGTTTCAATATTCGAAGCTGCTTTATATTGGTAATAGGTTGAGGACTCAAGGTGATTGGAGTTAAAATAAAGATTGTGGTTCTAATTTGTAGAACCTTGTAGGCCTGAAGTTATAACCTATTCACACTTGGAAACTTAATAGAAGATATCATAATAAAACATGGCTGACAGGAGAGAAACTGTTCTTGGATTTCAAAACATACAATGACTATCCCAAAGTTACCGGAAATGATTAAATAAACTCCTAAAACTATTCCCTGCAAAAATTACACAAAATTAGAATTATATAATTATGATTGACACTCCCTAAAGGGGAGCCTTGGCACAATAGTTGGAGTTGTTTCATGAGACCTTTAAGTCACAGGATTGAGTTGTTGAATCAACCTTCTGCAAATGTAAGATAAGACTGCCTACTA contains:
- the LOC101515376 gene encoding AP-3 complex subunit sigma isoform X2; its protein translation is MIVPIHLTNRFIFIIHVFFPIKSNKMIRAVLVMNTQGKPRLAKFYEFRPVEKQQEIIRNVFAVLCSRPEHVSNFVDAESFFGPDARLVYKHFATLYFVFIFDGSENELAMLDLIQVFVETLDKCFRNVCELDVVFNYSKMHTILDEIIFGGQVLETSSTEVIKAVEEISKLEAASSSINLVSKSVSSWRSR
- the LOC101515376 gene encoding AP-3 complex subunit sigma isoform X1, coding for MIVPIHLTNRFIFIIHVFFPISNAESNKMIRAVLVMNTQGKPRLAKFYEFRPVEKQQEIIRNVFAVLCSRPEHVSNFVDAESFFGPDARLVYKHFATLYFVFIFDGSENELAMLDLIQVFVETLDKCFRNVCELDVVFNYSKMHTILDEIIFGGQVLETSSTEVIKAVEEISKLEAASSSINLVSKSVSSWRSR
- the LOC101515376 gene encoding AP-3 complex subunit sigma isoform X3 translates to MIRAVLVMNTQGKPRLAKFYEFRPVEKQQEIIRNVFAVLCSRPEHVSNFVDAESFFGPDARLVYKHFATLYFVFIFDGSENELAMLDLIQVFVETLDKCFRNVCELDVVFNYSKMHTILDEIIFGGQVLETSSTEVIKAVEEISKLEAASSSINLVSKSVSSWRSR